From Gadus chalcogrammus isolate NIFS_2021 unplaced genomic scaffold, NIFS_Gcha_1.0 GACHA147, whole genome shotgun sequence:
ACACGTTCCGGGCCCCGGTGACCCCCGGACCCTCGGTGCTGGGGCAGGGCTCACAGGACAGCTGGCCCAGGGTGTCCTGGTAGGACCCCGCCGGGCACAGCACACACTGCTCCTGCTCCCCGCTGTAGAAGGTCCCCAGACCACAGCtcactggtggggggggggggggagaggagagagggggaggagagatggggggaggggggagagagagagagagagagagagagagagagagagatagagagagaggggggggggagagagggagagagagagagagagagagggggggggggggcgagagggagagagagagagagagagagagagagagagagaaagtgcaaGAGAGAGTAAGATAGGGGagcgagagatacagagagagagagggagagagggagagagagagagggagagggagaacatAATCATTCATCCGTGCATATTTTTGAGAGGTTTAGCCTTCTCAACAATAAATCAAAAACCTAACAACACATCACaatcaatcaaaacaaaccaaaacgatcaataatcaataatcaacaGCTATGAACGCTAATCAATACTGATCCATGACGATCAATAAGCGGCGGCCGTACCACACTTGCCGTCCCGCAGCACCTGCCCCGTGCTGCAGGCCTCGGGGGCCTCGGGCCCCCGGGTGGCCTTCTGGGCCATCTCGTAATCGGTCCCGGAGAACTGCACGTAGAACTGCTGCTTGTTGATGGACTTCCTCAGGGTCCGCATGGCGCTCTGCAGTCGCTGCTTCAGACGCTCCCGCACGCAATCCACGTTGCACCCGTCTggaccgggggggaggggggggggggggggggggcgagagggtGAGACCGGACCCTGACTGCTGCCCTAGAACCCTCGAGCAAGAGGCGTCACCGCGACCTGcgccttcctgtctctctgagTCCCTATAGACGACTTCCTGAGCCTCCTTAAGGGCTAACCTATGTCTGAGTCCCTTTAGACGACTTCCTGAGCCTCCTTAAGGGCTAACCTATGTCTGAGTCCCTTTAGATGACCTCCGGAGCCTCCTTAAGCACCACCCTATGTCTGAGTCCCTCTAGATGACCTCCTGAGCCTCCTTAAGCACTACCCTATGTCTGAGTCACTTAAGACGACCTCCTGAGCCTCCTTAAGCACTACCCTATGTCTGAGTCCCTCTAGATGACCTCCTGAGCCTCCTTAAGCACTACCCTATGTCTGAGTCCCTTTAGATGACCTCCTGAGCCTAGGTTAGGCAGTCATATAAAGGTTTGTGCCTGGTAGCTGCATTAGCGACCCCTACTGGTCGGTCGGGGACGCATGTTTTAAACCACTGTTCATTTGAACCGTCATCAATCAAAGATGGTAAATAGTTCTGTTTAACAATCGACTGGAGTCAAAAACACACagctagacacacacaagctaatacacacacagacacacacacacacacacacacacacacacacacacacacacacacacacacacacacacacacacacacacacacacacacacacacacacacagatctggacatacacaaacacacagacacatacacacacacactcacacacacacacacacacagatgtggacacacgcacacaaacacacacacacacacacacacacacacacacacatcaacacacacacacacacacacacacacacatacacacacacatacacacaaacaaacacacacgcatacacacagacacacactcacacaacaccacacaaacacacacagacacccacacagacgccccaacacacagacacacacacacaaagacacacacacactaacctgaGGCCTCGCCCTCCTTCATCTCCATCTCGAACTCGGCGGTGATGTGCGACACCTCCTTGGCCGGAGACTTGCGTCCGCGCCGCCGCTTCTTGGACGAGTCGCACTTGAGGTTGACGAAGGTCACCTGACAGTCGTCTGTACACGGGACCTGACCTCCTTCACAGGAACAAGGAcaacggggaggaggaggaggaggaggaggtgcacacacacatgagcaacgacacgggaggaggaggaggaggaggagggggaggaagaggaggaggaggaggaggaggttcacAGACACATGAAGACaacaaggtggaggaggaggaggaggaggaggaggaggaggaggaggaggaggaggaggaggaggaagaggaggtgcacACAGACATGAGGAGAGAAGTGTTGGTCAGGGGTTAAAGGAATAGGAAGTATCAGAGGAGGCTGAACCCCTGGTTCCCTATAGGGGGGTTGCACCCCTTGGTTTCCTAGAGGTGTACAGCTGGTtccctagggggggggggtgtccatGGGGGGGTGTAGGGGTCTGTGTACCCCTGGTCCCTGGGGGTTGTAGAGGGGGTGTGCACCCTGGGGGGCTGGGGACCCTGGGAGGGTGTGTACCCCTGGTtcctgggtgggaggggggagggggggggggtgtagggagGGGGTGTACCTTGCAGGCTCTGCTTGGCGGCATCACGGTGCTTCTCCTTGCTGCGTGGCTTCAGGTGACACTTGGCGTCTTTGATCTTGAAGCGCGCCTTCTGCTTGATGGGCGGGGCCTGCgtctcttcacacacacaacaacacgttgaggacgccacacacacacacgcacgcaagcacatgcatgcacacacacatgcacgcaaacacacactcacacacacacatgaaccaaCACACAAATAACCAAACGTTTaggaagccacacacacacaagtacgcactcacacacgtgtaCATGCATGAACAACAACACGTTTAGGAGGCCACATtgatacacatacacgcacgcacgcacatgcacacccgCATGCAGGTGGTGTACCTGCGCAGGTGTTCAGAACCAGGGTGGTGTTCCTCTTGGGTGGGGGCTTCCCGGCCTGGACTGGAACCCCACAACTTAAGGTGTAGCTGTTCTCAGAGTCTGTGaaggatacacacacgcaatatcgcacacatatacatgcatgcacacacatgcacgcacacgcacacacagacacacagacacacacaacgaaaCAGAAAAAAGTCACAGAAGGGTACTGAATTGGATGACATGGAGAGGCTGCAAATCATGTTTTGAACACCAGAGGGCAGCGATGATTATCGTTTCAGGAAGTTTCCCTGTTGAATTGACACCATAATCTAAAGACAATCAATATCAATGGTTTGGTCAATGTTTGTTATATGTGTGATAgtgtggacatgtgtgtgtgtgtgtgtgtgtgtgtgtgtgtgtgtgtgtgtgtgtgtgtgtgtgtgtgtgtgtgtgtgtgtgtgtgtgtgtgtgtgtgtgtgtttgtgttaagcAATGGAGTAAAAAATAGCAAATATAATAGAAAATCACAGAAAACTCTGTTTCTCTAttttccatgccaataaagcttgaTTGAGTCGACATTTAATCtgttgagaaagagagagagagagagaggtagaaaggagagagagagagagagtgagaggtagagagaggcagagagagagagagagagagagaggtagaaaggagagagagagagtgagaggtagagagagagaggggtagagagagagacagacagagagacagacagagagagagagagagagagagagagagagagagagagagagagagagagagagtgcggtagagagacactgaggcGGGCTGCCTTACCTGCCAGGTAGAGGGCGTTCGAGGGGCAGGAGAGCGAGCAGACCTCCAGGCCGGCGCTGCGGGCGCAGGTCAGCTGGGCACGCGGCGCCGGCTTCCCATTGGGCAGACACTTCAccacctctgacacacacacgcacatcacgTAACCATGACGACCACCCAGCAGCCACCTCAATCCGCCCAACCGCCAGCTcccacccacatgcacacacaaatgcacaattgcacacactgacatacaaactcacacatgcacacactcacacacacagaatgacacaaacacacgtacacaaagatatacagacacaaactatcacacatgcacagagccacacattcacacacacacacacacacacacacacacacacacacacacatgcgcacaaacatacacacacacattcaatcacacacactcaaaagcatactccctaacacacacttacacactggcacatgcatgcacatgcagaaaacacatcgacacacacacaaatacacacatgaacacaaacaaacacacatgtacacacacacacacacacacacacacacacacacacacacacacacacacacacacacacacacacacacacacacacacacacgcacacacacacacacgcgtgcagaCCCCTCCTCCCCATGCAGACCGTTCCGTACCGACGCAGTCCTTCTTGTTCCAGTGCAGCTTCTCTccgggggggcacacacactcgTAGGCCCCCTGCGTGTTCAGGCAGCCCTGCTCACAGCTGCCGTTGTTGATGCTGCACTCGTCGatgtctggacacacacacgcacacgtagacgcacgcacacgttaACAAGCGCACgtgtgtctgtaggtgtttgtgtttgggcttgtgtgtgtttttgggctAGTGTGTGGGTcgggcctttgtgtgtgtgtgtgtgtgtgtgcgtttgggccTTAGTGTGCGAGTGGTGTATTACGTTCCTGTGTATTCGTGGGGCTTTGGTAATCCCCTGTTTCTGTTTTCCTCTCCATGTCCTTTATGTTAGGACTACAAATATGGCCGTTCTGTAGTCCGGCTGGTCTGATTGGTGGAGGCTAACCGGGGCTGGTGCCGGGTCTCTCAGGTCCCCTCGTGTCCCTGCTCCGAGCTGGGCTTGGTGCTGTGTGTGGTTTGGTACCACTGTGGCCACTGGTCACTGGTTCTGCCTCAATGGGTGTTTCTACCTGTTGTGTGTTGAAGGTTTCTTTCAGCTCAGACCCAGCCTGTAGGTCGCTGGTAGGACGCTGGTAGGTAGGGGTGATGGGCCTTTTCATTTGCTGCCCCATTCTTTCCTGTTTATGTTGAGCCAGGGAGCTAGGCTCACCGAGTGTATTTCTCAGAAGCTTTTAAGGGATTTCTTAGAAAGACTTCTCTGTTTTAGGGTAGGTCTGTTGTGTTTATTATGCTGGCCCAGGCTAACCCTCGTGATATAAAGCTTCCCTCACCTATTTCAGgcgatatatatttttgttgtggCAGTAAACCCGTGCTTACTTGTGAACTCGGTGTCTGTACTGTTGGAGTTGGCTTTCTGTTCCCCTCTCTATCCCGGGGCCGGAGGCTCATAacagtatgcatgtgtgtgtgtttttgggcctgtgtgtgtgtgtgtgcgtgtgtgtgtgtgtgtgtgtgtgtgtgtgtgtgtgtgtgtgtgtgtgtgtgtgtgtgtgtgtgtgtgtgtgtgtgtgtgtgtgtgtgtgtgtgtgtgtgtgtgtttgagcctgtgtgtttctgtgtgtgtgtttgggcctgtgtgtgggtttgtgtgtgtgtttgggcctgtgtgtttgcttgtttgtgtgtttgtgtgcaatgaTGGAATCAGTCGGATCACTGCCTCTAACACATGGTCCGACGTTCACATGAGAACCACTGCAAGCATTCAAGCAGCTCCGACCCAGTGTAGGCGGCCAATCAAGCACTCCCCTCAGTGTGTGcaggagagtgtgtgagtgtgtgtgtgtgtgtgtgtgtgtgtgtgtgtgtgtgtgtgtgtgtgtgtgtgtgtgtgtgtgtgtgtgtgtgtgtgtatgtgtgtgtgtgtgcgggtgtgtgtgtgtgtgtgcgtgtgtgtgtgtgtgcgtgcagtacagtgtgtgtgtgtgtgtgtgtgtgtgtgtgtgtgtgtgtgtgtgtgcgtgcagtacagtgtgtgagtgtgtgtgtctgtgtgcaggacagtgtttgagtgtgtgtgtgcaggacagtgtgtatgtgttgggccCAGAGGGTGCCTGCAGggcagtatgtgtgtgagtgtgtgcgtgagtttgtgtgtgcaggtgagtgtgtgagtgtgtgcgtgcaggaagGTGCTCGAGGGTCCGAGGGGGGCTCCTCACCTCCACAGTGGGTGAGGCCGTACAGAGTGTAGcccttctgacacacacactcaaagctgCCCGGGTAGTTGATGCAGGTGTGGTCGCACGTCCGCTCAAACGAACACTCGTCGAcgtctgagagagagggggagggggggagggagagagggggggagggagggagaggagggagagagagagggagtgagggagagggaggtaggaagggagggagagggaggatagggagggagagggacagagagaactTATAGAGCATGACAAACCAAGGTGAGAAAGTGAGATGAAAACAGAAGCAACATTTTGTCGTTCTGTCGTTCTTTGAACTGAACCTGAGGTACGTTCATGggtgtgattgacaggtgtcaCCTTCATAGGTGTGCTCGTTggtgtgattgacaggtgtcaACTTGAAAAGTgcgttcatgggtctgattgaCAGGTATCTCAACTGGACAGGTGCACTCGTCAGTCTGATTGACAGCTGTGCTCGTCAGTCTGATTGACAGGCGTCTCACCTGGACAGGTGTGCTCGTCCGTCTGATTTACAGGTGTGTGGATGGCTTTGATTGACAGGCGTCTCACCTTGACAGGTGTGTTAATAGGTCTGATTGACAGGCGTCTCACCTTGACAGGTGCGTTAATGGGTCTGATTGACAGGAGTCTCACCTTGACAGGTGCGTTAATGGGTCTGATTGACAGGCGTCTCACCTTGACAGGTGCGCTCGTCCGTCAGCAG
This genomic window contains:
- the scube1 gene encoding signal peptide, CUB and EGF-like domain-containing protein 1 is translated as ADIDECLENNGGCDHFCRNTVGSFECSCQKGHKLLTDERTCQDVDECSFERTCDHTCINYPGSFECVCQKGYTLYGLTHCGDIDECSINNGSCEQGCLNTQGAYECVCPPGEKLHWNKKDCVEVVKCLPNGKPAPRAQLTCARSAGLEVCSLSCPSNALYLADSENSYTLSCGVPVQAGKPPPKRNTTLVLNTCAETQAPPIKQKARFKIKDAKCHLKPRSKEKHRDAAKQSLQGGQVPCTDDCQVTFVNLKCDSSKKRRRGRKSPAKEVSHITAEFEMEMKEGEASDGCNVDCVRERLKQRLQSAMRTLRKSINKQQFYVQFSGTDYEMAQKATRGPEAPEACSTGQVLRDGKCVSCGLGTFYSGEQEQCVLCPAGSYQDTLGQLSCEPCPSTEGPGVTGARNVSQCGGQCPAGQSSSDGFRPCQPCALGSYQPEAGRVLCFPCGGGLMTKHEGSLSFRDCEAKVHCAPGHHYNSTSHRCVRCPAGAYQSEFGQNYCITCPGNTTTDFDGATNVSQCKNQLCGGELGDFMGYIESPNYPGDYPSNVDCIWTINPPHKRRILIVVPEIFLPIEDECGDVLVMRKSALPTSITTYETCQTYERPIAFTSRSRKLWIQFKSNEGNSGKGFQVPYVTYDEDYQQLIEDIVRDGRLYASENHQEILKDKKLIKALFDVLAHPQNYFRYTAQESKEMFPRSFIKLLRSKVTRFLRPYK